Proteins from a single region of Juglans microcarpa x Juglans regia isolate MS1-56 chromosome 5S, Jm3101_v1.0, whole genome shotgun sequence:
- the LOC121268399 gene encoding uncharacterized protein LOC121268399 encodes MGFPAKLKAKSSTASNSSSSSTSTSSDNWGTGLLLVFFPEDNHSINGKNKLFSSPSSSSSSSSSSSSKSGIRRSSSSNFILSKAQYTISICALFIFITLLLFTVSTFEPTTISRTHPTSPRRFLSQNPRPPNYINNPKSKSKPKPKINTARKSILSSSWSFFNTFTEKSYNTSKTALSPTALQGMGILYRRGTKAMNDLVVAHLVEDVTEDDFRLFSRALHRSGITARADVVFLFASSSFSSRFGSVIQEENDSFLKLIRHYKDSNITSTPKQKTGFDATHFTKTGEKEKKEFGEPIWGKRVRSNYSDSDGGGGKAESAQLSYGSVVGFEASELDPENSLAGFLDHVPMSLRRWACYSMLLGRVRRNFKHVMLLDVKNSIVVGDPLGRVRNRTPLSVHLSTKPESSSGKHSKTNSDKPHSRFQVNSAVIMGGTRGVRRLSSAMLTDIVRASMHKKNPVTESTILSQLVASEFQSKNINLMTSTESTPDMSSFAGLNSAHSTSSSDYPVIQRGNSN; translated from the coding sequence ATGGGGTTCCCAGCAAAGTTGAAGGCGAAGAGCAGCACCGCCAGCaacagtagtagtagtagtaccaGCACCAGCAGCGACAACTGGGGCACTGGTCTACTTCTAGTCTTCTTCCCCGAGGACAACCATTCCATTAATGGCAAAAACAAGCTTTTCtcctctccatcttcttcttcttcatcttcatcttcttcttcgtcgaAATCCGGAATTAGAAGAAGCAGCAGCTCCAACTTTATCCTCTCtaaagcccaatacaccattTCCATCTGCGCCTTGTTCATCTTCATCACCCTCCTCCTCTTCACTGTCTCCACCTTCGAACCCACCACCATTTCCAGAACCCATCCAACCTCCCCGCGAAGATTCCTATCCCAAAATCCTCGGCCTCCAAATTACATTAACAAccccaaatccaaatccaaacccaaacccaaaatcAATACCGCCCGCAAGTCTATACTCAGTTCTTCATGGTCGTTCTTCAATACGTTTACGGAAAAGTCATACAATACATCAAAGACTGCTCTCTCGCCAACTGCGCTACAAGGAATGGGAATTCTGTATAGGCGAGGCACCAAAGCCATGAACGATCTTGTCGTTGCTCATCTAGTGGAGGATGTGACAGAGGACGACTTCCGGTTGTTTTCGAGAGCCTTGCATAGGTCTGGGATCACAGCTAGAGCCGACGTAGTTTTCTTATTTGCTTCTTCATCGTTTTCTTCAAGATTTGGTTCCGTTATTCAAGAGGAGAACGACTCGTTCTTGAAGCTCATTCGCCATTACAAGGACTCGAACATTACTAGCACTCCAAAGCAGAAAACGGGTTTTGATGCGACTCATTTCACGAAGActggagagaaagagaagaaggagTTCGGGGAGCCCATATGGGGAAAGAGAGTCAGGAGCAATTACAGTGACTCAGATGGTGGGGGAGGGAAAGCTGAGTCGGCCCAGTTGAGTTATGGATCAGTGGTGGGGTTTGAAGCGTCTGAGCTTGACCCAGAGAACTCGCTCGCCGGGTTTCTGGACCACGTTCCGATGAGTTTAAGAAGATGGGCCTGCTATTCGATGCTACTCGGCCGAGTCCGGCGGAACTTCAAGCATGTTATGCTGTTGGACGTTAAGAATTCGATTGTAGTCGGAGACCCACTCGGCCGAGTCCGGAACCGGACCCCCTTGTCAGTTCATTTATCAACCAAGCCAGAGAGTTCGTCTGGGAAGCACAGTAAGACTAACTCGGACAAACCTCACTCCCGTTTTCAAGTCAACTCAGCTGTTATAATGGGTGGAACACGAGGAGTCCGGAGATTATCGAGTGCCATGTTAACCGATATTGTTCGAGCCTCAATGCACAAGAAGAACCCGGTCACCGAGTCCACAATCTTGAGTCAACTCGTTGCCAGTGAGTTTCAATCGAAGAATATAAATTTGATGACATCCACCGAGTCAACCCCGGATATGAGCTCATTCGCTGGTCTAAACTCAGCTCATTCCACGTCATCGTCAGATTACCCTGTAATCCAACGTGGTAATAGTAATTAG